One window of Flavobacterium dauae genomic DNA carries:
- a CDS encoding amino acid permease, producing MEHSTQDNTLKRGLSNRHIQLIALGGAIGTGLFLGIGPAAVLAGPSVIFGYAFAGIIAFFIMRQLGEMVVEEPVSGSFSHFAYKYWGSFAGYASGWNYWILYILVSMSELTAIGIYVQYWWPEIPLWASSTFFFLAITALNLGSVKLFGEAEFWFSIIKVAAILAMIAFGTYLLISGTGGEQASISNLTNNGGFFPKGWFEKTESGYQGLLSVMAIIMFSFGGLELIGITAAEAENPEKNIPKATNQVIYRILIFYVGALIILFSLSPWATITTKTSPFVTVFDNLKGMHFNFFGTDVSATNLIANALNVIVLTAALSVYNSSVYSNSRMLFGLAEQGNAPKFLLKLNKNAVPTRAIIVSSCFAGICILINKFVPEQAFEILMSLVVSCLIINWVMISFTHLKFRKAKDRANIKTKFPSFIYPVSNYICMIFLVAILAIMSITGMFVSVILIPVWLIILFITYQIVQKNKQQKLM from the coding sequence TTGGAACATTCTACGCAAGATAATACGTTAAAACGCGGCTTATCTAATCGTCACATTCAGTTAATTGCATTAGGCGGAGCCATTGGTACCGGCTTATTTTTAGGAATTGGACCGGCAGCCGTTTTAGCAGGACCATCGGTTATTTTTGGATACGCTTTTGCAGGAATCATTGCCTTTTTTATTATGCGCCAGTTGGGCGAAATGGTGGTAGAAGAGCCTGTTTCGGGATCGTTTTCGCATTTTGCCTATAAATATTGGGGATCGTTTGCAGGTTATGCTTCGGGTTGGAACTATTGGATTTTATACATTCTGGTTTCTATGTCTGAATTGACTGCTATTGGAATTTACGTACAATATTGGTGGCCCGAAATTCCGTTGTGGGCATCAAGTACCTTTTTCTTTTTGGCTATTACTGCATTAAATTTAGGATCGGTAAAACTGTTTGGCGAAGCCGAGTTTTGGTTTTCTATTATTAAAGTAGCCGCTATTTTGGCAATGATTGCTTTTGGAACATATTTATTGATTTCGGGTACGGGTGGCGAACAGGCAAGTATATCAAATCTGACAAATAATGGTGGATTTTTTCCGAAAGGTTGGTTTGAAAAAACCGAAAGCGGTTATCAGGGATTATTGTCGGTTATGGCAATCATCATGTTCTCGTTCGGAGGATTAGAATTGATTGGAATTACCGCTGCCGAAGCCGAAAATCCGGAGAAAAACATTCCAAAAGCAACCAATCAGGTTATTTATAGAATTTTAATTTTTTATGTTGGAGCCTTAATTATCTTGTTTTCTCTTTCTCCTTGGGCAACCATCACCACAAAAACAAGTCCGTTTGTAACGGTTTTTGATAATTTAAAAGGAATGCATTTTAATTTTTTTGGAACTGATGTTTCGGCAACAAACCTAATAGCAAACGCCTTAAATGTGATTGTTTTAACGGCAGCATTGTCGGTTTACAACTCGTCGGTTTACAGCAACAGCCGTATGTTGTTTGGTTTGGCCGAACAAGGTAATGCACCTAAATTTCTGTTGAAGTTGAATAAAAACGCTGTTCCCACGAGAGCAATTATTGTATCGAGCTGTTTTGCAGGAATTTGTATTTTAATCAATAAATTTGTGCCCGAACAAGCTTTTGAAATATTAATGTCGTTAGTAGTTTCTTGCTTGATTATCAACTGGGTAATGATTTCGTTTACACATTTAAAGTTCCGTAAAGCAAAAGATCGGGCAAACATCAAAACAAAGTTTCCATCGTTTATATATCCTGTATCAAATTATATCTGTATGATATTTTTAGTAGCTATTTTAGCCATTATGAGTATTACAGGAATGTTTGTTTCGGTGATTTTAATTCCGGTTTGGTTAATTATTCTGTTTATAACGTATCAAATTGTTCAAAAAAACAAACAACAAAAATTAATGTAA
- a CDS encoding HAD family hydrolase, whose protein sequence is MNSTFKVIAFDADDTLFINEPYFDEAEEKFCALMNDYLSKQSLAQALFKTQIDNLPLYGYGIKGYVLSMIQTAYEVSNHTVSTKVMEKIIEIGKDLLTKPVVLLDGIEETLQQLHGKYKLVVATKGDLKDQHRKLHLSGLGAYFHHIEVMVEKEELDYEKLLKRLEIEPENFLMIGNSLKSDVLPVLNIGGTAVHVPFHTTWAHERIDHEIVHNHFYAIEKASDIIKLLEL, encoded by the coding sequence ATGAATTCAACCTTCAAAGTCATTGCTTTTGATGCAGATGATACACTGTTTATTAACGAACCTTATTTTGATGAAGCCGAAGAAAAATTTTGTGCTTTAATGAACGATTATTTATCAAAACAAAGTTTGGCGCAGGCATTATTTAAAACGCAGATTGATAATTTGCCGCTGTATGGATATGGTATTAAAGGATATGTTTTATCAATGATACAAACAGCTTACGAGGTTTCAAACCACACGGTATCGACCAAAGTAATGGAAAAAATCATTGAAATTGGCAAAGATTTATTAACCAAACCGGTTGTTTTGTTAGATGGAATTGAAGAAACCTTACAGCAGTTACACGGAAAGTACAAATTGGTTGTGGCTACAAAAGGCGATTTAAAAGACCAGCACCGCAAGTTGCATTTATCGGGTTTAGGCGCTTATTTTCATCACATTGAAGTGATGGTTGAAAAAGAAGAATTAGATTACGAAAAACTGTTGAAACGTTTAGAAATTGAACCTGAAAACTTTTTAATGATAGGAAACTCGTTAAAATCTGATGTGCTGCCGGTTTTAAACATTGGCGGAACTGCCGTGCACGTACCTTTTCACACCACTTGGGCACACGAACGTATTGACCATGAAATTGTGCACAACCATTTTTATGCTATTGAAAAAGCAAGTGACATTATAAAGTTGTTGGAGTTATAA
- a CDS encoding LysE family translocator, which produces MDLFLTGILLGFFLSFMIGPVFFILIETSITKGFKAAITFDTGVILADICFILIAYFSSFQLINRIKDDPALFLFGGMIMITYGIISFIRLQKLHKAEIHVEATSYKNNYFSLFAKGFLLNFINVGVLGFWLTIIITIGPQLEMNHGKMINFFAYVILAYLTTDILKILLAKQLQSKLTPKNILKVKKISCILLIVFGTVIMSKSFIKNEPNFIKNKIHLPVE; this is translated from the coding sequence ATGGATTTATTTTTAACAGGAATATTACTTGGTTTTTTTCTCAGTTTCATGATTGGACCTGTCTTTTTTATATTGATAGAAACCAGCATTACCAAAGGATTTAAAGCCGCCATAACTTTTGATACAGGCGTAATTTTAGCAGACATCTGTTTTATTTTAATAGCTTATTTCAGTAGCTTTCAGTTGATAAACAGAATTAAAGATGATCCGGCACTTTTTCTTTTTGGCGGAATGATTATGATTACCTACGGAATAATTTCGTTTATCAGATTGCAAAAACTGCATAAAGCCGAAATTCACGTAGAAGCTACATCTTATAAAAACAACTACTTTTCGTTATTTGCCAAAGGATTTTTGTTGAATTTTATCAACGTAGGGGTTTTGGGTTTCTGGCTGACCATTATCATTACCATTGGTCCGCAATTAGAAATGAATCACGGCAAAATGATTAATTTCTTCGCCTACGTTATTTTGGCTTATTTAACCACCGATATTCTTAAAATACTTTTAGCCAAACAATTACAAAGCAAACTTACACCTAAAAACATTTTAAAAGTAAAGAAAATCAGCTGTATTTTATTGATTGTTTTTGGCACAGTTATTATGTCGAAATCGTTTATAAAAAACGAACCAAATTTTATCAAAAATAAGATTCATTTGCCGGTTGAATAA
- a CDS encoding GNAT family N-acetyltransferase has product MEINHRKEENKGAFIATENGAKAGEMTYSKAGEEKIIIDHTEVNPEFNGKGVGKQMVLAAVEYARENGIKILPLCPFAKATFDKNKDIQDVLV; this is encoded by the coding sequence ATGGAAATCAATCACAGAAAAGAAGAAAATAAAGGTGCTTTTATTGCAACTGAAAACGGAGCAAAAGCAGGCGAAATGACTTACAGCAAGGCAGGCGAAGAAAAAATTATTATAGACCATACCGAAGTAAATCCGGAATTTAACGGTAAAGGTGTTGGCAAACAAATGGTATTAGCTGCGGTTGAATACGCCCGTGAAAACGGTATTAAGATTTTACCTTTGTGTCCGTTTGCAAAAGCAACGTTTGATAAAAACAAAGACATTCAAGACGTTTTGGTTTAA
- a CDS encoding DUF2891 domain-containing protein, whose protein sequence is MKQLFTSLFICVFLIISCKKDTQETAIQPEQNLPKLKLELAEAKKIIALPLHCLEVEYPNKLGQVLKSSDELKSPKQLRPIFYGCFDWHSSAHGYWSVVKLVKQFPELDQDKTIDQLLTKVFTDENVSVEKSFFDQPHNKTFERTYGWAWFFKLQEELYTWKDNPKAQQWYKTLQPLETVFVERYLEYLPKLNYPIRTGTHDNTAFGMALSLEYAQTVGNTKLKDAITAKAKELYTKDVNCPIAYEPSGHDFLSPCLQEAWLMSKVLPQTDYKIWLQKFLSQLFNKDFDLEIGKVSDRTDGHLVHLDGLNFSRATCLFEIAKVLPELNHLRPIAEKHFNAAFPNISNDDYMGSHWLGSFALQALDAQ, encoded by the coding sequence ATGAAACAACTTTTTACTTCATTATTTATTTGTGTTTTTCTGATAATTTCCTGCAAAAAGGATACACAAGAAACTGCGATTCAACCAGAACAAAATCTGCCTAAATTAAAATTAGAATTAGCCGAAGCTAAAAAGATCATTGCACTGCCGCTGCATTGTTTAGAGGTTGAATATCCGAATAAATTGGGACAGGTTTTAAAATCATCAGACGAGTTGAAATCGCCAAAACAATTACGACCAATTTTTTATGGCTGTTTTGATTGGCATTCATCGGCACACGGCTATTGGTCGGTAGTAAAATTAGTCAAGCAGTTTCCGGAATTAGATCAAGACAAAACCATAGATCAGTTGCTAACAAAGGTATTTACAGATGAAAATGTATCGGTAGAAAAGTCTTTTTTCGATCAACCGCACAACAAAACATTCGAAAGAACTTACGGCTGGGCGTGGTTTTTTAAATTACAGGAAGAATTATATACGTGGAAAGACAATCCGAAAGCACAACAATGGTACAAAACCTTGCAGCCGTTAGAAACCGTTTTTGTTGAACGATATTTGGAATATCTGCCAAAATTAAATTACCCGATTAGAACCGGAACACACGACAATACCGCTTTTGGTATGGCGTTGAGTTTAGAATATGCACAAACCGTTGGCAACACCAAATTAAAAGACGCAATTACGGCAAAAGCGAAAGAATTATATACGAAAGATGTCAACTGCCCAATTGCGTACGAACCAAGCGGTCACGACTTTTTATCGCCTTGTTTGCAAGAAGCTTGGTTAATGAGTAAAGTGTTGCCGCAAACCGATTATAAAATCTGGTTACAGAAATTTTTATCGCAATTGTTCAATAAAGACTTTGATCTGGAAATTGGTAAAGTTTCTGACAGAACCGACGGTCATTTGGTACATTTAGACGGATTGAACTTTAGCAGAGCAACCTGCTTGTTTGAAATTGCCAAAGTATTGCCAGAACTAAATCATTTAAGACCAATTGCCGAAAAACATTTTAATGCTGCTTTTCCAAACATATCAAACGATGATTATATGGGCAGCCATTGGCTAGGCAGTTTTGCTTTGCAGGCTTTGGATGCACAGTAA